From candidate division WOR-3 bacterium:
CAAACAACGCCAGAACCAGACAGCACGCGACAGCCGCTACGATCACGCTCCGCATGTTTCCTCCCTTTGCGCGTTCATTGGCAGTCCGTCAGACCAATCCACGGGCGTCCGGCATCGAGCGGCCGGCCCGGGGATGGTGCTTGCACGCCTCGATTGTAAGTCCGTTTGCGCGGGTGTCAATAGGGAATAGAAACCGGGGTGTCCGACACCCCGGGAAAAGGGTGAGACCGGGCGACGTGCGCACCATAGTGTAGTCTCCGCACTCCGAGCCGCGGCCGGCGCTGGTGAGAGTGGAGAACGGTAGAGGCGGTCGCTCCGCTACGTCAGACGCGCTGGTCGCGGAAGGCGAAAGGAAGCCGGCGCCACCGGCGCTACGTTCGGGGCGGTGCGTTGGTGGACGGCGACCAGCAGGTCGTCATAGGCCACACTCCAGCCGTTGCGGTGGAAGTCGAAGTACGGTCGGGACGCGAGGAGGTCAGGCAGAGCGCAGTCGTCGATTCTCGCCGGCAGCACCCGCACGCGCCGTCCGCAGAAACTCCTCGTCATGATCACTCCCAGGTCGTGCGTGACCCAGCCTGACCCGACTGAGACGGTGGAGATAACGGGTACGATGCAGTCCACGGGCCGGACCGCCTGCGTTATGCGACTGACCAGGAGCACGCCCGCCGACATGTCGACGTCGTCAATCCAGGGAGTGATTCGGTCGTGGCGCAGCGCCGCGGTCAGCTTGCTGGCGAACTCATGGTCCGCGTAGTTGTACGGTATGACGACGTGGGGCTGGTAGCCCTCTGACTTGGTGAGATTCGGAGTGCGTGAGCGCAATTCCACCTCCCCGGAAGGGCGCCAATCAGCCGCATGAGGTCTGTTGGGACCCGGTCCGGCCAACCAGTGGCCTCGGCCGCGTAGTGCGCCATCTGCCGATCGACATTGGCCGCGGGCCGCCTCATTCACCGAGATGGTAACCGACCGGGCCGCGATGTCAAGCGGGCGGGCGGAGGTGGCCAGGATTCCCGGGACTCCCGTCTAGTGGACAACGCGCAGTACCGGCACGCCCAGGCTGTCATCCAGCAGCAGGAGCGTCCTGCCTGCCACGGTTACGTGCACAGGGTAGTCTATGCTGAACGTGGTGTCCGCGTCCCTGTCTTCCTCAATCCACCCCCAGAGCCAGAAGGCATACCCGTCGGGATAGTAGCCGAGAAAGAGGCTGTCCGAATCGTCCATGAAGTAGAAGACCTCCGTGCACTCGCAGAACTCCTGAGTCTGGCTGATTTCGATGCAGAGACTGTATCCGCTTTGGTTGGCCATGTAGACCGGGCAGGGCATCGGGTCCTGCGTGTGGCAATTGACGAGTGCCAGCGCGAGGAACGCTGTCCAGATAGGAAGCTTCGCCCTTCCAGTTTTCCGTAGCGACGGGTCCGTCCGGTTCCTCATCCCAGTCTCCTTTCGCACATCCTCGTCGCCGTCGGTGCCTACTGTATCACCCGCAGCACGGGATCGCCCAGGCTGTCATCCACGAAGAGGAAGGTCGTCTTTCTCAGAATCGTGATTGCCACGGGTACTCCTCCAAAGATGGATGTGTTGCTCGCCACGCGGCTATGGTCGGGTTGACCCTCGAGCCATAGTACCGTGCCTCGAGGGAAGTATCCGACAAACGCGCTGTCCTGCGGAATCAACAGGAAAGCCTGCCAGTCTGTTTCGAAAAGGCTGTCCTGAGCGACTTCCAGCAAAGGGGTGTGTGAACTGTGGTTCGTCACGTAGACCGGGCAGGGGTCGTTGTAGCGGCAACCGGCGAGGACCAGCGCCAGCAGCAGAGAGCAAATCCCGAGTCTCACCTGCATGGTGAGGCGCAGCATCCTGGCCATCCTCTCGTTCGTCTCTTCGGGCTAGATTGCCACCCGGAAGGCCAGGTCGGCTGACGCTGCGCCGCCGTCATCCTTGCCGTCCGGGCCGACGCTGTAGACCTCGAACCCGTCAGGCAGGACCTTGTAGAGATACGGTTTGCCGCTGAACCGGTCGACCGGCGCATTCGGGTCGATTGCGGCGAGGTCCGCCGGCAGCCGCCCGGTCTGCTTCTTGATTATGAGCGCCTTCAGGCCGATTGCCGCGACATCCCGCCAGGCAGTGGTCCGTTCCGACCGCTCATAGAACTTCGCGGTGTTGAATACGTAGATCCCGACGAACCGCCCCAGCAGGCCTTTCTGGGGAAGCTCAATAGCGGCGAGCCGCGCCTGTCCTTCATACCAGGGCTCGCGGACCACACCGAGCTGGCTGTGAACGGTCTCCAGGAAACGCGCCTGCCCGTACTTCCGGAGCGGCACCAAGAGGCGCACCAACAACGCGGGCAGACCACTCATCGTCGTCTGCCCGGCGGCGGCCGCAACGCCGGTAAACACCGCCTCGGCCTCGATCGAGCGATACTCCGCGGCCTTGAAGTCGAGCCGCGCGAACTCGGCAGCGAGCTGCTCGATTGCCGGCACCCCGGCTTTGGGCGCAATCGCCGCCGCGGCGGTGAAGACGCTATCCAGCTTGATCATGCTGACGAGGTGGTAGATGATGGGCGGCTCCGCAAAGGCATGCGCCAGCCGCGTCGAGGTCGCCAGCACCGCGAGAGCGGAATCCGGCTTGCCCCCGGCCGCGAGTTCGAGCGCGTCAACCCGGAGCAGGGTGCGGAACCCGCCGTACTGACGCAGTATCGGGCAGATCCGGGCGGCGAATCCGTCGCGGACGTTCATGCCGAAATCGGCCGGTCCCATGGCCGCTGCCTGCGCCACCAGGTCCAGCGCGGCCGACTTCTCCTTCAGCAACTCCGCGTTGGCGGGCCGGCCTGCTTCCCAGCCCAGGCTGTCGATCAGCTTCAGCCGTTCCAGGTCGCCGGTCGAGAGCAACGCGGCCGCGGAGCTGTATGCCCGGGCCGCGCTCTCGCTACCCGCGCTGAAAGCGGGGTCGATATCCTCGACCGTCACCGGGTGCCCGCCCGCCTTGAGGGCGGCCTCGGCCCGGGCGGCCCGCGCGCCGGCCCAACTGCCGGCCAGGACGTACGCGACCGCGAGAACGACGACGATGATGAGCGGAATCCGGAGCTTCCTCATCGGTCACCTCCACTACGATTGTTCGGTGTTTTACTGCCGGTCGGAACGCGAAACACGAGCCTGCGCCCGCGCGTAACCATGCACGATTATCCTCCCGCCTCCGCTCGTGTCAAGCCCCGCGCCGCAGGCCGTCGGCAGTCGATCCGTGACCGCTACCTGCTACCTTCCTAACTGCTAACTCGCTGCCGTTTGGGCTTGTGCTTGCGCCTGGGCTAGCTTGATGCTTGTGGCTGCGACTCTAGTCGCCTGCTCGGAATCCGAACCGTCGTGGTCGCGGGTGTATCCGGTATGCTCCTGTCCCTTCGGGCTGGAGATCGGGGGAGCGCCGCCGTTTCCTTGAGGCGGTCTGCCCGCCGCCTACTCCTTCAATCCCTGGTAGTACGAGACGAGCCGTTTCCGGCTGTCCAGTAGCGGCTTCAGGGCAACTTCGTCATCCGGGGCCGTCTCCGCGTCCCCGTATCCGAACGGGTCGTCCAGATCCCGGATGAGACGAATCATGTATATCATCATGAAGCTGACAAACGATACGAAGAAGATGCTCTCGTAGAAAGGGTCCATCTTGATGAAGATGAGGCCGACGATGAGCGTGAACGTGATGATCTCGGCGATGGTGTAGCCGGTTCCCAGAAAGGAAGTCTCCC
This genomic window contains:
- a CDS encoding toll/interleukin-1 receptor domain-containing protein, producing the protein MLATSARPLDIAARSVTISVNEAARGQCRSADGALRGRGHWLAGPGPNRPHAADWRPSGEVELRSRTPNLTKSEGYQPHVVIPYNYADHEFASKLTAALRHDRITPWIDDVDMSAGVLLVSRITQAVRPVDCIVPVISTVSVGSGWVTHDLGVIMTRSFCGRRVRVLPARIDDCALPDLLASRPYFDFHRNGWSVAYDDLLVAVHQRTAPNVAPVAPASFRLPRPARLT